In a single window of the Argonema galeatum A003/A1 genome:
- a CDS encoding putative bifunctional diguanylate cyclase/phosphodiesterase, producing MLPFKSEPRSWGLQARLLVPISLVLAAAVSQSVFSNFSIARQAELLVNRRGVTVLEGIANSVQERRKSKEIVAQLLASRNDLATAVKKGDKSALTKILIPLQTKLRLGDIHIYNRNGGEILHLGEKLAPAIATPLLKTALSGLTESTELVNGEKLIILASAPIKEPQGMMGVILVEARLNEKDLNPIEKSDGVELALLQQDIPIGSTLTQPDLRRLLDKSQPTEERLNKLNQDFARHNFHLTVKPLANNGLLVALVPTKDLVVASNQRNAIALMGIGVLVIAMLWFLLVLAQDIAKPLKVTIAATGDILRGNYHRRVASGKIHELNDLAAAINYLAQQLEIQLAELTHQAFHDSLTKLPNRALFMNELERVLTGADGDRSSVAVLFLDLDGFKVINDSLGHKAGDQLLIGVSQRLKSCLRSIDTVARFGGDEFTVLLKDITHQTDATYIAERIIEQLQTPFNLEKREVFISSSIGIALSNSGYERCDDLLRNADAAMYEAKKSGKSRFTLFKPDMDSRAFERLQLATDLRRAIERQEFRLYYQPVLQLENGQISEVEALIRWEHPRIGLISPAKFIPLAEETGLILPIGQWVLETACRQARDWQLQYPDNPPLVVGVNLSAKQFQQPQLVDKIAHILNETGLNPQSLKLEITESMMMEQGDTTIATLYRLKHLGIRLAIDDFGTGFSALSYLKRFPVDTLKIDRSFIKGLGHNREDTAIVHAVIAFAKALHLSVTAEGVETAEQLSQLRVLGCVSGQGYYFSEPIAADALELLINRHLHRFHAIEESNCSCISHNDWAIA from the coding sequence ATGCTCCCGTTTAAAAGTGAACCTCGTTCCTGGGGGCTTCAAGCTCGCCTGTTAGTGCCAATTAGCTTGGTATTGGCGGCGGCGGTCAGCCAGAGCGTCTTCAGCAACTTCTCGATCGCCAGACAAGCAGAACTTTTGGTCAACAGGCGGGGAGTAACCGTGCTGGAAGGAATCGCGAATTCAGTACAGGAGAGACGGAAGTCCAAAGAAATTGTTGCCCAACTACTAGCCTCAAGGAACGACTTAGCTACAGCAGTGAAAAAAGGCGACAAGAGTGCCTTAACGAAAATCCTCATACCCTTACAAACCAAGCTGAGGCTGGGAGATATTCATATATATAACAGGAACGGTGGCGAAATCCTGCATTTAGGGGAAAAATTAGCTCCTGCGATCGCCACACCCCTACTTAAAACTGCTTTGTCTGGATTAACAGAGTCTACAGAATTGGTAAATGGGGAAAAACTAATAATATTGGCTTCAGCCCCGATTAAAGAACCCCAAGGCATGATGGGAGTAATCTTAGTAGAAGCCAGACTCAACGAAAAAGACCTGAACCCGATCGAGAAAAGTGATGGTGTAGAATTAGCCTTATTGCAACAAGACATTCCGATCGGCAGCACTCTAACCCAACCTGACTTGAGGCGCTTGCTGGATAAGTCCCAGCCAACAGAGGAGAGGCTAAACAAACTCAACCAAGACTTTGCTCGCCACAACTTCCACCTCACAGTTAAACCCCTAGCCAACAATGGCTTACTTGTAGCTTTGGTTCCCACGAAGGATTTAGTTGTCGCGTCCAACCAGCGCAATGCGATCGCCTTAATGGGCATCGGAGTGCTGGTTATCGCGATGTTGTGGTTCCTCTTAGTGCTGGCGCAAGACATTGCCAAACCGTTAAAAGTCACGATCGCAGCCACCGGAGACATCCTGCGGGGAAACTACCATCGACGGGTAGCATCCGGTAAAATTCACGAACTCAACGACTTAGCCGCAGCGATCAACTACCTAGCCCAGCAATTGGAAATCCAACTGGCCGAATTGACCCATCAGGCGTTCCACGACTCCTTGACTAAGCTGCCAAACCGCGCTTTATTCATGAATGAGCTAGAGCGGGTTTTGACTGGCGCGGATGGAGATCGGTCTTCAGTTGCAGTGCTGTTTCTGGACTTGGACGGCTTTAAAGTGATCAACGATAGCCTGGGACACAAAGCAGGAGACCAGCTGCTCATTGGCGTGAGTCAACGTCTCAAATCCTGTTTGCGATCGATCGATACAGTCGCCCGTTTCGGTGGCGACGAATTCACCGTTTTGCTCAAAGACATAACTCACCAGACAGATGCCACATACATAGCAGAACGGATTATAGAACAGCTACAAACTCCATTTAACTTAGAAAAGCGTGAAGTGTTCATCAGCAGCAGCATTGGGATTGCCTTAAGCAATTCTGGTTATGAGCGTTGCGACGATCTCCTGCGTAATGCCGATGCGGCCATGTACGAGGCCAAAAAAAGCGGTAAATCCCGCTTTACCTTATTCAAGCCAGACATGGACTCCCGTGCCTTTGAGCGCTTGCAGCTAGCAACCGATCTGCGACGCGCGATCGAACGCCAAGAGTTCAGGCTTTACTACCAACCAGTGCTGCAATTGGAAAACGGCCAAATCAGCGAAGTGGAAGCCCTGATCCGCTGGGAACACCCGCGCATCGGTCTGATCTCGCCTGCTAAGTTTATCCCCCTAGCAGAAGAAACGGGCTTGATCTTGCCTATTGGACAGTGGGTTTTAGAAACAGCTTGCCGACAAGCAAGAGACTGGCAATTGCAGTACCCCGACAATCCCCCATTGGTGGTAGGTGTGAACCTTTCCGCCAAACAGTTCCAACAGCCCCAATTGGTGGATAAAATTGCCCACATCCTCAATGAAACTGGTCTTAACCCCCAGAGCTTAAAGCTGGAAATTACAGAGAGTATGATGATGGAGCAGGGGGACACGACCATTGCCACATTATATCGGCTGAAACATTTGGGGATACGGCTGGCGATCGATGATTTCGGGACGGGTTTTTCCGCTCTGAGTTACCTAAAGCGCTTTCCAGTAGACACTCTGAAGATCGATCGTTCCTTCATCAAGGGTCTGGGGCATAATCGTGAAGATACCGCGATCGTCCATGCCGTAATTGCCTTTGCCAAGGCGCTACACTTAAGCGTAACTGCGGAAGGAGTAGAAACTGCCGAACAGCTATCGCAACTGCGAGTACTGGGATGCGTGAGCGGTCAAGGATATTACTTTTCCGAGCCTATAGCTGCTGATGCCCTTGAGCTACTAATTAACAGACACCTGCATCGGTTTCATGCGATCGAAGAAAGCAATTGCAGCTGCATCTCGCACAACGACTGGGCAATAGCGTAA
- a CDS encoding Uma2 family endonuclease codes for MSLMTIKDLENLQATLSEAGHDYQLELEDGKIIVMGPSDIVSSEITILFSRLLANWVYPRRLGRVFDSAGGFIMPDTNLKAPDVSFVRASRLLQSPRYFGQLVPDLVVEIKSQSDRIKPLEKRLKKFLELGAVVGILIDPDETTVTVYRPTGEPIVLSNEDILTITELFPGWELPIPELWPPIFTEAETETLSN; via the coding sequence ATGTCACTGATGACAATAAAAGACTTGGAAAACTTACAAGCAACACTCTCCGAAGCCGGACATGATTACCAACTAGAACTCGAAGATGGGAAAATTATCGTTATGGGGCCTTCAGACATTGTATCCAGCGAAATTACTATTCTGTTTAGCCGACTACTGGCTAACTGGGTTTACCCTCGTCGCCTCGGACGAGTGTTTGACTCCGCAGGTGGTTTCATCATGCCAGATACAAACCTCAAAGCACCCGATGTTTCCTTTGTTCGCGCCTCCCGCCTTCTCCAAAGTCCTCGTTACTTTGGACAACTTGTACCAGATTTAGTAGTTGAAATTAAATCTCAAAGCGACAGAATTAAACCCCTAGAAAAGAGACTTAAAAAGTTCTTAGAATTAGGAGCAGTTGTCGGAATTCTCATTGACCCCGATGAAACAACTGTAACCGTTTATCGACCCACAGGCGAACCAATTGTCTTAAGCAATGAAGACATCTTAACCATTACAGAACTCTTCCCAGGTTGGGAATTACCAATTCCCGAACTGTGGCCACCCATCTTTACAGAAGCCGAAACAGAAACATTGAGTAACTGA
- a CDS encoding pentapeptide repeat-containing protein: MQKIFQLALLLASLCLAKSVQAANPEHIKKLLTTNQCPKCDLKNVDLRGGNFRGADLSGANLAGAMLENADLRGAKLRGAELQKTVLRGANLEVADLQEAKMSGAMLREAKLRGANLRNARLRGARLRGVDLREANLTTAFLPEAILIEANLSMADLRGANLTGAKLSKAKLETANLESVNLTGADLTDAYLGDANLRSAILSNANLKGANLAACSLVGAKLNGAILNRTDLQGANLTQADLTNAKVANADLSRTILTMANLTNANLTNTKLINAYLFTANLQGAILTNANLTSANLESANLRNAMLNNADLSQANLKLANFYQTDIRGAILNDIDFKDIDLSLVKLMPDLLNHAARMNRTPLAELLPSYLNNTTDEEATQQGIPPVPEQIRRENRFHR, encoded by the coding sequence ATGCAGAAAATCTTTCAGCTTGCACTCCTACTAGCCTCTCTCTGCTTAGCCAAATCGGTTCAAGCTGCCAATCCCGAACATATCAAAAAGTTACTGACAACAAATCAGTGTCCCAAGTGCGACCTCAAAAACGTAGACCTCAGAGGCGGTAACTTCCGAGGGGCCGATCTCAGTGGTGCCAATTTGGCGGGTGCCATGTTGGAAAATGCTGACTTAAGGGGTGCCAAACTCCGGGGTGCCGAATTACAGAAGACCGTCCTTAGAGGTGCCAACCTAGAAGTAGCTGACCTGCAAGAAGCCAAAATGAGCGGCGCTATGCTCAGGGAAGCTAAACTGAGGGGAGCAAATTTGAGAAATGCCAGACTCCGGGGTGCCAGACTCAGAGGCGTTGACTTAAGAGAAGCTAACCTAACGACTGCCTTTTTGCCAGAAGCCATTCTCATTGAAGCTAACCTGAGTATGGCTGACTTAAGAGGTGCAAACCTAACTGGTGCCAAACTTAGTAAAGCCAAGCTGGAAACTGCCAATTTAGAGAGTGTCAACTTGACGGGTGCCGACTTAACAGATGCCTATTTAGGTGATGCTAATCTCAGAAGTGCCATCTTGAGTAATGCCAACCTCAAAGGTGCCAACTTAGCTGCTTGTTCCCTAGTTGGAGCTAAGCTGAATGGAGCTATCCTCAACCGTACTGATTTGCAGGGGGCTAACCTAACTCAGGCGGATTTAACTAATGCGAAAGTGGCGAATGCTGACTTGAGTAGAACTATCCTGACTATGGCTAACCTAACTAATGCCAACCTGACTAATACAAAACTCATTAATGCCTACTTGTTTACTGCTAATCTGCAAGGTGCTATCCTGACTAATGCTAATCTAACCAGCGCCAATTTAGAGAGTGCCAATCTCAGGAATGCTATGCTGAATAATGCTGATTTGAGTCAGGCTAATCTAAAGTTAGCAAACTTTTATCAGACCGATATTAGAGGTGCGATTTTGAATGATATTGACTTCAAGGATATCGATCTAAGTCTGGTAAAACTTATGCCAGATCTATTGAATCACGCAGCGCGAATGAACCGAACGCCTTTGGCGGAATTACTTCCTTCCTACCTAAACAATACTACCGATGAAGAAGCAACGCAACAAGGTATCCCGCCTGTACCGGAACAAATAAGAAGAGAAAATAGGTTTCATCGATGA
- a CDS encoding 3'-5' exonuclease, with protein MAKKLDQIIVVDIEATCWESSSPPGQENEIIEIGICTLDISSGERLEKESILVKPERSTVSEFCTQLTTLAQEQVDTGITFLEACAILKDKYLSHQRVWASYGEYDRQQFEKQCQSFNVTYPFGTRHINIKTLVAIFHALPKEVGMAEALELMNLPLEGTHHRGVDDAWNIAGILSELLLKTTISQR; from the coding sequence ATGGCTAAAAAACTAGACCAAATTATTGTTGTCGATATCGAAGCTACTTGCTGGGAAAGTTCGTCACCACCCGGACAAGAAAACGAAATTATCGAAATTGGCATCTGCACATTAGATATTTCTTCGGGAGAAAGACTGGAAAAAGAAAGTATCTTAGTCAAACCAGAACGTTCAACCGTAAGCGAGTTTTGCACCCAGTTAACTACGCTAGCTCAAGAACAAGTCGATACTGGGATTACCTTCCTAGAAGCTTGTGCAATTCTGAAAGATAAATATCTATCCCATCAGCGAGTTTGGGCAAGCTACGGTGAATACGACAGACAACAATTTGAAAAACAGTGTCAATCTTTTAATGTCACTTATCCTTTCGGCACGAGGCATATTAACATCAAAACTCTGGTTGCCATTTTTCATGCCTTGCCGAAAGAAGTAGGTATGGCAGAAGCATTGGAACTGATGAACTTACCACTAGAAGGTACGCATCATCGGGGAGTGGATGATGCCTGGAATATAGCTGGTATCTTGTCAGAATTACTTTTAAAAACAACAATATCTCAGAGATAG
- a CDS encoding UDP-N-acetylmuramoyl-tripeptide--D-alanyl-D-alanine ligase → MPCQITIAQISEILALPPEKLSQKALAMLATGISTDTRSLTPGEVFLALRGENFDGHKFVASAVDKGAIAIITDLATNVQLPEDIPQLQVADTLQAYQALARWWRDRFTIPVIAVTGSFGKTTTKELIAAVLSTKGRVLKTQANYNNEIGVPKTLLELGPEHDFAVIEMAMRGRGQIAELTQIAHPNLGVITNVGTAHIGLLGSEEAIAQAKCELLAEMSPEAVAILNHDNPLLMETAAEVWQGETITYGLKGGDLQGELINSDTVSVEGMQLPLPLPGRHNALNYLAALAVAKVLKIDWKPLTAGLPVQLPEGRAKRYDLPNDIVILDETYNAGLESMVAALRLLAQTPGKRHIAVLGTMKELGERSAQFHRQVGATVRELNLDVLLILADDPQAEAIAEGAEPMPSECFSTHASVVERLREVVTEGDRILFKASHSVGLDRLVNEFRH, encoded by the coding sequence ATGCCCTGTCAGATAACGATAGCCCAAATATCTGAAATTCTGGCTCTACCGCCTGAAAAATTGTCCCAAAAAGCGCTAGCGATGCTGGCAACGGGTATTTCAACCGATACGCGCAGCCTTACACCGGGAGAAGTGTTTTTGGCGCTACGGGGTGAAAATTTTGATGGGCATAAATTTGTGGCATCTGCTGTTGATAAAGGAGCGATCGCCATAATTACAGATCTCGCTACCAATGTCCAGCTGCCAGAGGATATCCCTCAACTGCAAGTAGCAGACACTCTGCAAGCATACCAGGCTCTAGCACGCTGGTGGCGCGATCGGTTTACCATTCCCGTGATTGCCGTAACGGGTTCGTTTGGCAAAACCACTACTAAGGAACTGATTGCGGCAGTTTTGTCAACTAAAGGGCGCGTTCTCAAAACCCAGGCGAACTACAATAACGAGATCGGCGTACCTAAAACTTTGTTAGAACTGGGGCCAGAACATGACTTCGCCGTGATTGAAATGGCGATGCGGGGTAGAGGGCAGATTGCGGAACTTACACAAATAGCACACCCAAATCTAGGTGTAATTACGAATGTCGGTACAGCGCATATTGGTTTGTTGGGTAGTGAAGAAGCGATCGCGCAAGCTAAGTGCGAATTACTCGCAGAAATGTCTCCAGAAGCAGTTGCTATTCTCAATCACGATAATCCCTTACTTATGGAAACTGCTGCTGAAGTTTGGCAAGGAGAAACTATAACTTATGGACTGAAAGGGGGAGATTTACAGGGGGAATTAATTAATTCCGATACTGTCAGTGTGGAAGGTATGCAATTACCTCTACCTTTACCAGGACGCCACAACGCACTTAACTATTTAGCAGCTTTGGCAGTGGCGAAGGTTCTTAAAATTGATTGGAAACCTTTAACAGCTGGTTTGCCAGTTCAACTGCCGGAGGGACGAGCAAAACGTTACGATTTGCCGAACGATATCGTAATTTTGGATGAAACTTACAATGCTGGGCTAGAGTCGATGGTAGCGGCGTTACGTTTGCTGGCGCAGACGCCGGGGAAACGGCATATTGCTGTTTTGGGTACGATGAAAGAACTGGGAGAGCGATCGGCCCAATTCCATCGCCAGGTAGGTGCCACTGTAAGGGAGTTGAATCTGGACGTTTTGCTGATTTTAGCAGACGATCCGCAAGCAGAAGCGATCGCTGAAGGTGCCGAACCTATGCCATCTGAGTGCTTTTCGACTCATGCATCTGTGGTTGAGAGGTTGAGAGAGGTGGTGACAGAGGGCGATCGCATTCTCTTTAAAGCTTCCCATTCAGTCGGACTCGATCGCCTAGTCAATGAATTTCGTCATTAG